A window of the Bacillus sp. A301a_S52 genome harbors these coding sequences:
- a CDS encoding sn-glycerol-1-phosphate dehydrogenase — translation MSLVLKVISPIVYELEKGIRSFTNKERRDHMLVFQDWYDNHRSSCDCPNIHYPLTMEEVVIDQNAMTHLYHFLRRKEYSHALIVCDDQTKQMVDMITREGHMPCRYTKSLLSPDSQGDVLADEKAIVRALIDIPKDADVMIAVGSGTIHDITRFVSYKVGLPFISFPTAPSVDGFNSMGAPIVVNKKKITFQTHAPIALFADLTILCDAPQEMVAAGFGDMLGKYTSLVDWEFGHAIANEPFCPAVARMTREALNTCVANSELIKAKDKEGIRVLMTALIQSGMAMAMFGRSHPASGAEHHLSHFWEMTFIKEERKQLLHGAKVGVAASVIADLYHNEVTDLFKQDPNSDDALLTGLIARIPSGEELRQFIYQAGGKTTPNELGIGNSLLQESLREAHNIRDRATFLHYRNSRTLTS, via the coding sequence ATGTCGTTAGTGTTAAAGGTTATTTCACCAATTGTTTACGAACTGGAAAAAGGTATTAGAAGCTTTACTAATAAGGAAAGAAGGGATCATATGCTTGTATTTCAAGACTGGTACGACAACCATCGATCTTCCTGTGATTGTCCTAACATTCACTACCCTTTAACAATGGAAGAGGTCGTTATAGATCAAAACGCTATGACGCACTTATATCATTTTTTACGGAGAAAAGAGTATAGCCATGCCTTGATCGTGTGTGACGATCAAACAAAACAGATGGTTGACATGATTACCCGTGAGGGGCACATGCCTTGTCGTTACACTAAATCTCTTCTTTCACCGGATAGCCAAGGAGACGTATTGGCTGATGAAAAGGCGATTGTTCGCGCCCTCATTGATATCCCTAAAGACGCTGATGTGATGATTGCTGTCGGATCAGGTACAATTCATGATATAACACGCTTTGTAAGCTATAAAGTAGGCTTACCCTTTATTTCATTTCCTACTGCTCCATCAGTAGATGGATTTAATTCGATGGGTGCCCCTATCGTCGTAAATAAAAAGAAGATTACGTTTCAAACACACGCTCCTATTGCGCTATTTGCCGACCTTACTATTTTATGTGATGCGCCCCAGGAGATGGTTGCAGCCGGTTTTGGCGACATGCTTGGCAAATATACGTCATTAGTGGATTGGGAATTTGGACATGCCATTGCTAATGAGCCCTTCTGTCCTGCTGTAGCTAGGATGACTAGAGAGGCATTGAACACTTGCGTAGCGAACAGTGAATTAATTAAAGCGAAAGACAAAGAGGGAATACGCGTTCTAATGACTGCTTTAATTCAATCAGGTATGGCGATGGCTATGTTTGGCCGGTCCCATCCGGCCTCAGGGGCGGAGCATCATCTTTCGCATTTTTGGGAAATGACTTTTATTAAAGAAGAAAGAAAACAATTGCTACACGGTGCAAAAGTAGGGGTTGCTGCATCTGTTATTGCTGATCTTTATCACAATGAAGTGACAGACCTTTTTAAACAGGATCCCAACAGTGACGATGCGCTCTTAACAGGACTGATAGCCAGGATTCCCTCAGGTGAGGAATTGCGCCAATTCATTTACCAAGCTGGAGGGAAGACAACTCCTAATGAATTAGGTATTGGAAACAGCTTGCTACAAGAAAGTCTTCGTGAAGCGCATAATATCCGTGATAGAGCGACCTTTCTTCATTATCGAAATAGTCGTACGTTAACCTCTTAA
- a CDS encoding peptidoglycan-binding protein, with amino-acid sequence MEGRKYLALFISVIIILNYLIYLIPLNISDVKADSPLENESSNEEIDIKEEMVEVEEDSNASESNEDKVIVIFNNSINEGLLIESGGEILDVYDNIPAVAASVPKEKIENLEKNPNVLTVEENDLYDMQQTIDWGVERVEAPQAWDNGVTGNGIKVAVIDSGVNRSHPDLNIVGCYSATNAPTCEDDDGHGTHVAGIIGAQNNDIGVVGVAPDAEIYAARVSNLDNEIWTVDVISAIDWAISQEVDIINLSLGSRQYSSAMEQSINKAYDEEILVVAAAGNDYRDPVRYPAALPNAIAVSAIDRYDNLANYSNIGDEIEVTAPGSSINSTYLNHSYATLSGTSMASPHVAGVLALLKEAYPDMSRDELRTALTEQTVDLGGNGKDAHFGYGLVQAPSIATVVPDIPSNLGIKHVTSESIKLVWDEQDNTSHFKISIDGIGEYDTNNSEYEIEGLSANTTYEIKVRAVNSKGLSEPTSISALTLIGKINLYSENISYDEVSLSWEENDDATYYELYRNEQLIYEGGETSFKDENLTSETIYNYYIYAKNGDNSSERSDEVVVKTLAKPLTEEEQFIYNFQEGLITLGFLKKQADGVMDNETESAIREFQTYYGVQETGEIDATTEEKMNDILYSPYQEGVSYNGTIALKEKLIRLGFGGMNINEAYGSFTAQRVRELQAYYGLRETGIADPRTFEKIDEVLSSPFQTGQQHADTIELKKMLTRLGYGNMNLNETYGSFTAQRVSQFQADHGLKSHGIADSRTWDELEAVLNSAFKEGGSHQGVTTLKRQLTTLGFGGMNLNEAYGSFTAQRVSQLQSYYGLNATGQMDTATFELIEDILASPYVTGGSHSDVITLKENMRTLGFGGMNLNETYGSFTAQRVSELQSYYGLRENGIADPRTLAMIEEILSSPYREGRRYEGTIELKEKLAKIGFGGMNINDVYGSFTVSRVKEFQRQHGLKAHGIADDKTLKKLNELVDSKFQVGSVHESVIQFKKDITRLGFGGMAINETYGSFTAQRVREFQDYFGLEVTGEGCEDTLQMIEEILSSPYQEGVRFEGTITLKENLTELGYGGMNINDIYGSFTVTRVMQFQSDFGLRTSGIADPITLQKIDQLINR; translated from the coding sequence ATGGAAGGTAGAAAATATTTAGCTTTATTTATTTCTGTTATTATTATTTTGAATTATTTGATTTATTTGATCCCATTAAATATATCTGATGTCAAAGCTGACTCGCCTCTAGAAAATGAATCTAGTAATGAGGAAATTGATATAAAAGAAGAAATGGTAGAGGTTGAAGAGGATAGTAACGCTAGTGAAAGTAACGAAGATAAAGTTATTGTAATATTTAATAATAGTATTAATGAAGGCTTGCTTATTGAGTCAGGTGGAGAAATTTTAGATGTGTATGATAATATCCCTGCTGTAGCCGCCTCAGTCCCAAAAGAGAAGATAGAAAACTTAGAAAAAAATCCAAATGTTTTGACAGTAGAAGAAAATGATCTGTATGACATGCAACAGACGATCGATTGGGGAGTTGAGCGCGTGGAAGCTCCACAAGCTTGGGATAATGGTGTTACAGGTAATGGAATAAAAGTAGCTGTTATCGACAGTGGTGTAAACAGATCTCATCCTGATCTAAATATTGTAGGGTGTTACAGTGCAACAAATGCCCCTACATGTGAAGATGACGATGGCCATGGCACTCATGTAGCAGGAATTATTGGAGCGCAAAATAATGATATAGGGGTAGTTGGTGTGGCACCTGATGCGGAAATCTATGCAGCTAGAGTCAGTAACCTTGATAATGAAATTTGGACGGTGGATGTTATATCTGCAATAGACTGGGCTATCTCTCAAGAAGTAGATATTATAAACTTAAGCTTAGGTTCACGTCAGTATTCATCGGCCATGGAGCAATCTATTAATAAAGCCTATGATGAAGAGATACTGGTTGTGGCTGCTGCTGGAAACGACTACCGTGATCCTGTGAGGTATCCTGCAGCTTTACCAAATGCCATTGCTGTATCAGCAATAGATAGATATGATAATCTAGCTAATTATTCAAACATAGGTGATGAAATAGAAGTGACTGCACCTGGTTCGTCGATTAATTCCACATATTTAAATCATTCTTACGCTACTTTAAGTGGGACCAGTATGGCGTCCCCTCATGTGGCAGGTGTTTTGGCGTTGCTAAAAGAAGCCTATCCTGACATGTCTAGAGACGAGCTACGGACTGCTTTAACTGAGCAAACTGTGGATTTGGGTGGGAATGGAAAAGATGCTCATTTTGGGTATGGATTAGTACAAGCACCCTCTATAGCAACGGTGGTGCCAGATATTCCGTCGAACCTAGGAATTAAGCATGTGACTAGCGAATCAATTAAACTTGTATGGGATGAACAAGACAATACCTCTCATTTTAAAATTAGCATTGACGGTATTGGTGAATATGATACCAATAATTCCGAGTATGAAATTGAAGGTTTATCAGCAAACACCACTTATGAAATTAAAGTGAGGGCAGTCAATTCCAAAGGTTTAAGTGAGCCTACGAGTATATCTGCTTTAACACTTATTGGTAAAATTAATCTTTATAGTGAAAATATTAGTTATGATGAAGTGTCGCTCAGTTGGGAAGAAAATGATGATGCAACTTACTACGAATTATATCGTAATGAACAGCTAATTTACGAAGGCGGAGAAACATCATTTAAAGACGAGAATTTAACGTCAGAAACAATTTATAACTACTATATTTATGCTAAAAATGGCGATAACTCTAGCGAGCGTTCGGATGAAGTAGTAGTGAAGACATTGGCTAAACCTTTAACAGAGGAAGAACAATTTATATACAATTTTCAAGAAGGATTAATAACCTTAGGTTTTTTAAAAAAGCAAGCAGATGGTGTTATGGATAATGAGACTGAAAGTGCCATTAGAGAATTTCAAACATATTATGGCGTGCAGGAAACAGGGGAGATAGATGCAACAACAGAGGAAAAGATGAATGATATACTGTATAGTCCATATCAAGAAGGGGTTAGTTATAATGGAACGATAGCATTGAAAGAAAAGCTAATTCGTTTAGGCTTCGGTGGGATGAATATTAATGAAGCCTACGGCTCGTTTACAGCGCAACGAGTGCGTGAATTGCAAGCTTACTATGGTCTTCGAGAGACTGGGATTGCCGATCCACGAACGTTTGAAAAAATTGACGAAGTGTTGTCAAGTCCCTTCCAAACAGGCCAACAGCATGCGGATACGATTGAGCTGAAGAAAATGCTCACACGTCTCGGTTATGGCAATATGAACCTCAATGAAACATATGGGTCGTTTACAGCGCAACGGGTGAGTCAATTTCAAGCGGATCACGGATTGAAATCTCATGGGATTGCCGATTCACGGACGTGGGATGAGTTAGAAGCCGTGCTGAACAGCGCCTTCAAAGAAGGGGGCTCACATCAGGGTGTTACAACGCTCAAACGCCAGTTGACGACGTTAGGCTTTGGTGGGATGAACCTGAATGAAGCTTATGGCTCTTTCACAGCGCAACGAGTCAGCCAGCTCCAATCATACTATGGCCTTAATGCGACAGGTCAGATGGATACGGCGACGTTTGAGCTAATTGAGGACATTCTGGCCAGCCCGTATGTTACAGGCGGCAGCCATAGTGATGTGATTACGCTAAAAGAAAACATGAGGACACTGGGTTTTGGCGGCATGAATCTCAACGAAACGTATGGGTCGTTCACTGCTCAACGGGTTAGTGAACTTCAATCATACTATGGCCTTCGAGAGAATGGGATTGCCGATCCTAGAACGCTCGCAATGATAGAAGAAATACTTTCGAGTCCTTACCGAGAGGGGAGAAGATATGAAGGAACAATTGAGTTAAAAGAAAAGCTCGCTAAAATTGGCTTTGGTGGAATGAATATTAATGATGTATATGGTTCATTCACCGTAAGTAGAGTAAAAGAATTTCAAAGACAACATGGTTTAAAAGCTCATGGTATCGCAGATGATAAGACGCTAAAAAAACTAAATGAGTTAGTAGATAGTAAATTTCAAGTGGGAAGCGTACATGAAAGCGTCATTCAATTTAAAAAGGATATTACTCGATTGGGCTTTGGAGGAATGGCTATCAATGAAACGTATGGATCATTCACCGCTCAACGTGTTAGAGAATTCCAAGACTACTTTGGGTTGGAGGTAACAGGAGAGGGTTGTGAAGATACTCTACAAATGATAGAAGAGATACTTTCGAGCCCTTATCAAGAAGGTGTACGATTTGAAGGAACCATTACTTTAAAGGAAAACCTTACAGAGTTAGGATATGGCGGCATGAATATTAATGACATATATGGTTCTTTTACAGTAACTAGGGTTATGCAATTTCAATCAGATTTTGGACTAAGAACGAGTGGTATAGCTGATCCGATTACCCTACAAAAAATAGATCAGTTGATTAATAGATAA
- a CDS encoding peptidoglycan-binding protein has translation MQGQINKAFLSLCILLITVLSFLSFTSITLANNDSDATTENNYESFNTNENEIDEDEDHENVESSEKEELEEEFTSNEESSNNSEDVEEETVPDNSENNLEEESDSEEVSLQIAVEEDMSWVIELKENLTRLGFGGMNINETYGSFTAQRVGEFQAYYGLTVTKEADEATLTKIDEILSSPFQEGQQHADTIELKKLLTRLDYGNMNLNETYGAFTARRVSQFQADHGLKSHGIADSRTWDELEAVLNREFKEGGSHRGVSALKRQLTTLGFGGMNINEVYGSFTAQRVSQLQAYYGLEATGQMNTATFELIEDILASPYATGGSHSDVITLKENLTKLGFGGMNINEAYGSFTAQRVRELQAYYGLRETGIADPRTFEKIDEVLSSPFQTGQQHADTIELKKMLTRLGYGNMNLNETYGSFTAQRVSQFQADHGLKSHGIADSRTWDELEAVLNSAFKEGGSHQGVTTLKRQLTTLGFGGMNLNEAYGSFTAQRVSQLQSYYGLNATGQMDTATFELIEDILASPYVTGGSHSDVITLKENMRALGFGGMNLNETYGSFTAQRVSELQSYYGLRENGIADPRTLELIEQIISGPYVLGSNHGDVITLKENLRTLGFGGMNLNETYGSFTAQRVSEFQAYYGLRENGVADTRTLDKIDEILASPFREGRSHRDVIDLKEKLTLLGYGNMNINDVYGSFTKQRVEEFQKDHGLVVNGIFDAPSWTKLNSLVDELNVTRFGTVTASTLNVRNQASTNGSVVTQLSRGTVVQILGTESNGWHRIRVNGVTGYVSGVYINLHSTSGPLAGKVIILDAGHGGSDPGAVAGGMQEKELALDVSLRAQKLLEEAGATVIMTRTTDVYLTLAQRSSIANSSSADVFLSVHANAFNGSANGTETYWFNTYQSSNSQRLANAIQSATLSKLGLYDRGVKSGNFHVIRETRIPSALLELGFMDHSGDAAVLRQSSSRDRAAEAIRDGMINYFNN, from the coding sequence ATGCAAGGACAAATTAATAAAGCCTTTCTCAGCTTATGTATACTTCTCATTACCGTTTTATCATTTTTATCTTTCACTTCGATAACGCTTGCTAATAATGACTCTGATGCTACAACTGAAAACAATTACGAATCTTTCAATACAAATGAGAATGAAATTGATGAAGATGAGGATCATGAAAATGTAGAGTCTAGCGAAAAAGAAGAGTTAGAAGAAGAGTTTACTAGTAACGAAGAGTCCTCTAACAATTCAGAAGATGTGGAAGAAGAGACTGTTCCAGATAATTCGGAGAACAACCTTGAGGAGGAGTCAGATTCCGAAGAAGTCTCACTGCAAATAGCAGTCGAAGAAGACATGTCATGGGTGATTGAATTAAAAGAAAACCTGACACGTTTAGGCTTCGGTGGAATGAACATTAACGAAACATACGGGTCGTTCACCGCCCAACGGGTAGGGGAATTTCAAGCTTATTACGGTCTAACAGTCACGAAGGAAGCAGACGAAGCGACCTTAACTAAGATTGATGAGATTCTATCCAGCCCCTTCCAAGAAGGTCAGCAACATGCCGATACGATCGAGTTGAAGAAGCTCCTGACACGCCTCGATTACGGCAACATGAATCTCAATGAGACGTATGGAGCGTTTACAGCACGGCGAGTCAGCCAATTTCAGGCAGATCACGGGCTGAAGTCTCATGGGATTGCCGATTCACGGACGTGGGATGAGTTAGAAGCTGTTTTGAACAGGGAATTCAAAGAAGGTGGTTCACACCGTGGCGTCTCAGCACTCAAACGTCAGTTGACGACCTTAGGCTTCGGTGGAATGAACATCAACGAGGTTTATGGCTCGTTTACAGCGCAACGGGTGAGTCAACTCCAAGCATATTACGGGCTTGAGGCGACAGGTCAGATGAATACGGCCACGTTTGAGTTAATTGAGGACATTCTGGCCAGCCCTTACGCTACAGGCGGCAGCCATAGTGATGTCATCACATTAAAGGAGAATTTGACGAAACTCGGCTTCGGTGGGATGAATATTAATGAAGCCTACGGCTCGTTTACAGCGCAACGAGTGCGTGAATTGCAAGCTTACTATGGTCTTCGAGAGACTGGGATTGCCGATCCACGAACGTTTGAAAAAATTGACGAAGTGTTGTCAAGTCCCTTCCAAACAGGCCAACAGCATGCGGATACGATTGAGCTGAAGAAAATGCTCACACGTCTCGGTTATGGCAATATGAACCTCAATGAAACATATGGGTCGTTTACAGCGCAACGGGTGAGTCAATTTCAAGCGGATCACGGATTGAAATCTCATGGGATTGCCGATTCACGGACGTGGGACGAGTTAGAAGCCGTGCTGAACAGCGCCTTCAAAGAAGGGGGCTCACATCAGGGTGTTACAACGCTCAAACGCCAGTTGACGACGTTAGGCTTTGGTGGGATGAACCTGAATGAAGCTTATGGCTCTTTCACAGCGCAACGAGTCAGCCAGCTCCAATCATACTATGGCCTTAATGCGACAGGTCAGATGGATACGGCGACGTTTGAGCTAATTGAGGACATTCTGGCCAGCCCGTATGTTACAGGCGGCAGCCATAGTGATGTGATTACGCTAAAAGAAAACATGAGGGCACTGGGTTTTGGCGGCATGAATCTCAACGAAACGTATGGGTCGTTCACTGCTCAACGGGTTAGTGAACTTCAATCATACTATGGCCTTCGAGAGAATGGGATTGCCGATCCTAGAACACTAGAACTCATAGAGCAAATTATTTCCGGCCCTTATGTATTAGGTAGTAATCACGGTGACGTCATTACACTAAAGGAAAATTTAAGGACCCTTGGCTTTGGTGGCATGAATCTCAACGAAACGTATGGTTCATTTACAGCTCAACGAGTGAGCGAGTTTCAAGCTTACTATGGCCTAAGGGAAAATGGCGTCGCTGATACTAGAACATTAGACAAGATTGATGAAATACTAGCCAGCCCTTTCAGAGAAGGAAGAAGCCATCGCGATGTTATCGATTTGAAGGAAAAGCTTACTTTACTCGGTTACGGTAATATGAATATTAATGATGTATATGGTTCCTTCACTAAACAGCGAGTTGAAGAGTTCCAAAAAGATCACGGCTTAGTAGTTAATGGCATTTTTGATGCCCCATCTTGGACAAAACTCAATTCACTAGTTGATGAGTTAAATGTCACAAGATTCGGCACAGTAACTGCTTCTACTTTAAATGTTAGAAATCAAGCTAGTACCAACGGTTCTGTGGTAACACAATTAAGTCGAGGAACTGTCGTCCAAATTCTCGGAACAGAAAGCAACGGCTGGCATCGTATAAGAGTTAATGGTGTTACGGGTTATGTATCAGGGGTTTATATTAACCTTCACTCTACATCTGGTCCTCTCGCAGGTAAAGTAATCATACTTGATGCAGGACATGGTGGCAGTGATCCAGGTGCAGTTGCTGGTGGGATGCAAGAAAAAGAATTAGCACTAGATGTCTCACTTCGAGCACAAAAGTTACTTGAAGAAGCAGGCGCTACTGTTATTATGACCCGAACTACGGATGTTTATTTAACTTTAGCTCAGCGTTCTTCAATCGCAAATTCATCTAGTGCAGATGTCTTCCTCAGTGTTCATGCTAACGCTTTTAACGGTTCAGCTAATGGCACTGAAACTTACTGGTTCAATACCTATCAATCTAGCAATAGCCAACGCTTGGCAAATGCTATTCAATCTGCAACACTCTCCAAGTTAGGATTGTATGATAGAGGTGTTAAATCTGGGAATTTCCATGTTATTAGGGAGACTCGTATTCCGAGTGCTTTGTTAGAATTAGGGTTTATGGATCACTCGGGTGATGCTGCAGTACTCAGACAAAGCTCTTCACGAGATCGCGCTGCAGAAGCTATTCGTGATGGGATGATTAACTACTTCAATAATTAA
- a CDS encoding alpha-N-arabinofuranosidase, protein MSINVNVYTDFNKGKISKHIYGHFSEHLGRCIYEGLWVGEDSEIPNTDGIRNDVLSALKELNIPVLRWPGGCFADEYHWKDGIGPREKRKRMVNTHWGGVVENNHFGTHEFMRLCELLDTEPYICGNVGSGTVQEMSEWVEYMTFGGESPMSTWRQENGQKDPWKLKYFGVGNENWGCGGNMRPEYYADLYRRYQTYVRNYGDNKIYRIAGGANVDDFNWTDVLMREAAHLMDGLSLHYYVVPGEWSNKGSALDPKEEAWFMTMKKSFHMETLISKHATIMDKYDPEKRIGMIIDEWGTWFDVEPGTNPGFLFQQNTIRDALVAGLHFNIFHEHNDRVHMANIAQMVNVLQAMILTEGDKMIKTPTYHVFNMYKVHQDAERLAIKQPEDIYEFDGEVLPRLSTTASKNSNGEINISLCHINPHEETTVSLNLQGLSELNHVTGSIITASELNAHNTFEKPHNVRTEAYSNFTQHGTSLELTVPPASVLTLTIS, encoded by the coding sequence ATGAGTATTAACGTGAACGTCTATACGGACTTTAATAAAGGAAAGATTAGTAAACATATATATGGGCATTTTTCTGAACATCTCGGACGTTGTATTTATGAAGGGCTTTGGGTTGGAGAAGATTCAGAGATTCCTAACACAGATGGTATTCGAAATGATGTTTTATCAGCATTAAAAGAATTAAATATTCCAGTATTACGGTGGCCAGGCGGGTGTTTTGCTGATGAGTACCATTGGAAAGACGGAATTGGACCAAGAGAAAAACGAAAAAGAATGGTGAACACACACTGGGGCGGCGTCGTAGAAAACAATCATTTTGGCACCCATGAGTTTATGAGGCTGTGCGAGTTGTTGGACACTGAACCCTATATTTGTGGCAATGTAGGAAGTGGTACAGTACAGGAAATGTCAGAATGGGTGGAATATATGACATTTGGTGGTGAGTCTCCAATGTCCACTTGGCGTCAGGAAAATGGGCAAAAAGATCCTTGGAAGCTTAAATATTTTGGGGTCGGCAATGAAAATTGGGGTTGTGGTGGCAATATGCGTCCTGAGTATTACGCAGACCTTTACCGTCGCTATCAAACATATGTGAGAAATTATGGTGATAACAAGATTTATAGAATTGCTGGTGGTGCTAATGTAGATGATTTTAATTGGACAGATGTTCTCATGCGAGAAGCGGCTCACCTTATGGACGGTCTAAGCTTGCATTATTATGTTGTTCCAGGTGAATGGTCTAATAAAGGATCGGCCTTAGATCCCAAGGAAGAAGCGTGGTTCATGACGATGAAAAAATCCTTCCATATGGAGACACTCATCTCAAAACATGCCACAATTATGGATAAATATGATCCAGAAAAGCGCATTGGCATGATTATTGATGAGTGGGGAACATGGTTTGATGTTGAGCCAGGCACCAATCCCGGCTTCTTATTTCAACAAAATACCATTCGTGATGCACTGGTGGCGGGTTTACATTTTAATATATTCCATGAACATAACGACCGTGTTCATATGGCTAACATTGCTCAAATGGTTAATGTGCTACAAGCAATGATTTTAACAGAAGGCGATAAAATGATCAAAACGCCGACTTACCATGTGTTTAATATGTACAAAGTCCATCAGGATGCAGAGCGTTTAGCAATAAAGCAGCCAGAAGACATATATGAATTTGACGGAGAAGTATTACCGCGATTGAGTACGACGGCTTCAAAAAATAGCAACGGCGAGATTAATATCAGTCTCTGTCACATTAATCCTCATGAGGAAACTACAGTTTCTCTCAATCTACAAGGGTTATCGGAGCTTAACCACGTGACAGGAAGCATTATTACAGCATCTGAATTGAACGCTCATAACACATTTGAAAAACCTCATAATGTGAGAACAGAAGCGTATAGCAATTTTACACAACATGGAACAAGCTTGGAATTAACGGTACCTCCAGCTTCTGTTTTGACGTTGACTATCAGCTAA
- a CDS encoding peptidoglycan-binding protein — translation MSFFESKVRSGLLVSAVAAGSVLVAPNLTEASFGEENLRYGMKSDDVKTLQGILQEKGYYEALVVSGSFDETTREAVKRFQTDHNLSSDGIVGPLTFSVLKGQPIPKESLESSEDRAIEPGESTYNHDVLMSVSPISNPSQLMKDGTRNDDVSNLQAYLKKAGFYDYPVITGNYGNLTKQAVMTFQTARSLKADGVAGTITLTKVNEEINGSSFSKEEEIVATTVSRSTSSNSLSGVVLRQGSSGAAVRELQSELKNLGYYTSTVDGAYGPLTAEAVRKLQRDKNIAVDGIFGPQTYSKLSGTSSSSSNNSTQTSTSNSSSSSLSGVVLRQGSSGSQVRELQTRLKNLGYHTSSVDGVYGPLTAEAVRKLQRQTNISADGVFGPQTLAQLNRNISYNQSTSSNNSNSSSNNSSSATVLKQGSSGAAVRELQNMLRATGHHTSSVDGQFGPLTKSAVQRFQREWGLIADGIATQATLDKLEEVAAVHMSDSNSSSGSGSKSFNAMNLIADASNYVGVPYVWGGTTASGFDCSGFVQHVFRNNGVNLPRTVAQQWNATTSVSSPSVGDIVYFETYKSGPSHNGIYIGNNQFIHSGSSTGVTITSMNNSYWKERYIGARRAR, via the coding sequence ATGTCTTTTTTTGAATCTAAAGTCCGATCTGGATTGCTAGTTTCTGCAGTAGCGGCGGGATCTGTGCTAGTGGCACCGAACTTAACAGAAGCATCGTTCGGTGAAGAGAATTTACGCTACGGAATGAAAAGCGATGATGTGAAAACTTTACAAGGAATTTTACAAGAAAAAGGATATTATGAAGCATTAGTCGTTTCGGGAAGCTTTGATGAAACTACCCGCGAAGCTGTAAAACGATTTCAAACAGATCACAACTTGTCATCTGATGGAATTGTAGGCCCGTTAACATTTAGTGTGCTTAAAGGTCAGCCGATTCCTAAAGAATCGCTTGAAAGCTCAGAGGATAGAGCAATCGAGCCCGGGGAGAGTACATATAATCACGATGTGCTAATGTCAGTCTCTCCTATTAGTAATCCATCTCAATTAATGAAAGATGGGACTAGAAATGACGATGTGTCTAATTTGCAGGCTTACTTAAAAAAAGCTGGTTTTTACGACTATCCTGTTATTACTGGTAATTATGGAAACCTAACAAAACAAGCAGTGATGACTTTCCAAACTGCACGGTCTCTCAAAGCCGATGGGGTAGCTGGAACTATCACGTTGACTAAAGTGAACGAAGAAATTAACGGATCATCTTTTTCTAAAGAAGAAGAGATAGTGGCTACCACTGTTTCGAGAAGTACTAGCTCTAATAGCTTGTCAGGGGTGGTGCTTAGACAAGGTTCTAGCGGTGCTGCTGTGCGAGAATTGCAGAGTGAGTTAAAAAACCTTGGCTATTATACGTCTACAGTAGATGGTGCTTACGGTCCTTTGACTGCAGAAGCTGTGAGAAAGTTACAACGCGATAAAAATATTGCCGTGGACGGTATATTTGGGCCGCAAACTTACAGTAAACTAAGTGGAACCTCCTCTTCGTCATCAAATAATTCAACACAAACATCTACAAGTAACTCTAGTTCGTCGAGTTTATCAGGTGTTGTTTTACGTCAAGGATCCAGTGGCAGTCAAGTAAGAGAATTGCAGACACGGTTGAAAAATTTAGGTTATCATACATCGTCAGTGGACGGTGTCTATGGTCCCTTGACGGCAGAGGCCGTTCGAAAGTTACAGCGTCAAACAAATATTTCTGCCGATGGGGTGTTTGGTCCTCAAACACTTGCGCAATTAAATAGAAACATTTCTTATAATCAGTCAACGAGTTCTAATAACTCTAATAGTTCATCTAATAATAGTAGTTCAGCAACAGTTTTAAAACAGGGAAGCAGTGGGGCGGCTGTCAGAGAACTGCAAAATATGTTGCGGGCAACAGGACACCATACATCTAGCGTGGATGGTCAATTTGGTCCATTAACAAAGTCAGCAGTACAGAGATTCCAACGTGAATGGGGGCTTATTGCAGACGGGATTGCTACACAGGCTACATTAGATAAGCTAGAAGAAGTGGCTGCTGTCCATATGAGCGATTCTAATTCTAGTTCGGGCTCCGGTTCTAAAAGCTTCAACGCTATGAATCTAATTGCCGATGCGTCTAATTATGTTGGCGTCCCATATGTATGGGGAGGAACAACCGCCTCAGGGTTCGATTGCAGTGGGTTCGTCCAGCATGTCTTCCGAAATAATGGCGTGAATCTACCACGAACAGTCGCACAACAGTGGAATGCAACTACGTCTGTATCCAGTCCGTCTGTCGGAGATATCGTTTACTTTGAAACATATAAATCCGGTCCATCACACAACGGGATTTATATTGGAAACAACCAATTTATTCACAGTGGTTCCTCAACAGGTGTTACTATAACAAGTATGAATAACAGTTATTGGAAAGAACGCTATATTGGAGCAAGACGGGCTCGGTAG